One genomic region from Sphingobacterium sp. UGAL515B_05 encodes:
- a CDS encoding ribonuclease HII, producing the protein MLLSYYQEQWIEAGCDEAGRGCLAGPVFAAAVIFPTDYHHELLNDSKQLSEKKRMALRPIIEREALAYAVASVSAEEIDRINIHNASYLAMHKALDLLKTKAEYIIVDGNKFIPYQQIPHTCIIKGDGKYLSIAAASILAKTYRDEYMDNIALDYPDYDWLNNKGYPTVKHRTAVLAHGSTPHHRKSFRITDPQLKLF; encoded by the coding sequence ATGCTATTATCATATTATCAGGAGCAGTGGATAGAGGCCGGCTGTGACGAAGCCGGAAGGGGTTGTCTGGCAGGCCCGGTTTTCGCTGCGGCAGTGATTTTCCCGACAGACTATCATCACGAACTTCTTAATGACTCCAAACAACTTAGTGAAAAAAAGAGGATGGCTTTACGCCCCATCATTGAGCGCGAAGCCCTTGCTTATGCCGTTGCGAGCGTTTCAGCAGAAGAAATAGATCGCATAAATATTCACAATGCGAGCTACTTGGCGATGCACAAAGCACTTGATCTCTTAAAGACCAAAGCCGAGTACATTATTGTTGATGGGAATAAGTTTATTCCATATCAGCAAATACCACATACATGTATCATCAAGGGCGATGGGAAATATCTATCGATTGCCGCAGCTTCGATTCTGGCTAAAACTTACCGGGATGAATACATGGACAACATCGCCTTGGATTATCCCGACTACGACTGGCTCAACAACAAAGGGTATCCGACGGTTAAGCACCGAACAGCCGTATTGGCACACGGTTCCACTCCGCATCATAGAAAGAGCTTTAGAATAACCGATCCGCAGCTCAAATTATTCTAA
- a CDS encoding outer membrane beta-barrel protein, with product MRGFMLFLFSMLMGWTVYGQTKSVQGMLKDDKNRIVAGATVKLTSKLDSMTTGSNMAGIFIFDKVKADTFKITVSNLGFERFEQEFSIPKGESKHIIPSLTLQQNSQMLEEVVVDGVPTVVVKSDTLEYTMKDLKLRDGAVAEDALKKLQGVEVDKDGNVTAQGESVKRVRINGKDFFGGDVKTATQNLPANIIQKMQVIDDYGDMANVTGNKTGDSEKVLNIQIDPKYNTGHMTTLRAGVGTEDRYQATGMWMGMREGEQISVLGNLNNTNAPLFDFSTVGGGARRGQGGGGRRGGGMFGGSDGLTKIGSIGLNYRKDFSDKLTVYGSYSFSHSNNTTLSQRFQENTLPNIMQTDSVTSNSNTVGDSHRFEANVEWKPTTKDYIKISPQFGYDNSDVTTGTNSITYRSGVFNNSQVQDIVANSSAPRFGISGLYNHKFNDKGRNVFVNMNFNNAKTTKDQNAILDRLLADPNNANTPLDSIYERTILEANNKSWNGGASVNYTEPVSEKGKVEFTYDFNKNKYDNSNKQQGFDRDGNLIAEDPKLNFDYNYDYSFTTHKIGANYLYSDDKITYSIGAAAQPSQLSGDAISSGLVVPIHRNNMNWMPIARFEYKFSRQSNISVNYSGTPNEPSVTQILPFDMSTNRTSIVIGNANLNPEFSHQLNIRFRKNDFQKGNNFFAFVNAGLTNNKIVSLSKSYFDDLMDYQTGQTNSTLVSETRYLNEKSDKPFNVNSFYHYGKSLKEKTYNIMLMGGISYSKTMGYISTEKDDNIGQKNVARNIVLNQGLMFRYNPSENLEINPGVRYQFNHTENSLTNRNTNVSSWTPTLIGSVNITKTTIFGADLSKQFNNGYGAGINANPFVINTYLEQKFLSQQRGTVRLQAFDLLNQQTNVSRTFNESMITDSRTNRLGRYFMILFTYKFQKFAMGNPEGENRFPGGMRPPRM from the coding sequence ATGAGAGGCTTTATGCTTTTTTTGTTTAGTATGTTGATGGGATGGACCGTTTACGGCCAGACGAAGAGCGTACAGGGAATGTTGAAGGACGACAAGAATCGAATTGTTGCTGGGGCAACGGTGAAATTAACGTCAAAATTGGATTCTATGACGACAGGATCCAATATGGCCGGGATCTTTATCTTTGATAAGGTCAAGGCCGATACCTTTAAAATTACGGTTTCAAACCTTGGATTCGAACGTTTTGAGCAAGAATTTAGTATCCCCAAAGGCGAATCAAAACACATTATTCCAAGTTTGACTTTGCAACAGAATTCACAGATGCTGGAGGAAGTCGTTGTTGATGGTGTGCCTACGGTGGTTGTCAAAAGTGATACCCTCGAATATACGATGAAAGATCTGAAGTTGCGTGATGGGGCAGTTGCCGAGGACGCTTTGAAAAAATTACAAGGGGTCGAAGTCGATAAAGACGGTAATGTAACGGCACAAGGGGAGTCTGTCAAGCGAGTTCGTATAAATGGAAAGGATTTCTTTGGTGGGGATGTCAAGACAGCAACACAGAATCTACCGGCAAATATTATCCAAAAAATGCAGGTGATTGATGATTATGGCGATATGGCCAATGTCACTGGCAATAAAACGGGTGATTCAGAAAAAGTATTAAATATTCAGATTGATCCAAAATACAATACAGGACACATGACTACCCTACGGGCTGGCGTGGGAACCGAAGATCGCTACCAGGCTACAGGGATGTGGATGGGAATGCGCGAAGGCGAACAGATTTCTGTATTGGGAAATTTAAACAATACCAATGCGCCTTTATTTGATTTTAGTACTGTAGGTGGCGGTGCGCGTCGTGGCCAAGGTGGCGGCGGTCGCCGTGGCGGCGGGATGTTTGGCGGTTCGGACGGTTTGACAAAAATTGGTTCCATAGGACTGAATTATCGCAAAGACTTTAGTGATAAACTGACCGTTTATGGTAGCTATAGTTTTAGCCATAGCAACAATACAACACTATCCCAACGTTTTCAGGAAAATACATTACCTAATATTATGCAGACGGACAGTGTGACATCCAATTCGAACACGGTTGGCGATAGCCATCGTTTTGAGGCAAATGTCGAATGGAAGCCTACAACAAAAGATTATATCAAAATTTCGCCCCAGTTTGGTTACGACAATAGTGATGTAACGACAGGAACCAATTCAATCACTTACCGCAGTGGAGTATTTAATAATTCACAAGTCCAAGATATTGTTGCAAATTCCTCCGCACCGAGATTTGGAATTAGTGGATTGTACAACCATAAGTTCAATGATAAAGGGCGGAATGTTTTTGTCAACATGAACTTCAACAATGCAAAAACAACGAAAGATCAAAACGCAATTTTAGACAGATTATTGGCAGATCCCAACAATGCGAATACTCCTTTAGATTCGATTTATGAAAGGACAATTCTGGAAGCAAATAATAAAAGTTGGAATGGCGGGGCTTCGGTGAATTATACAGAACCGGTTTCTGAAAAGGGAAAAGTCGAATTTACCTATGACTTTAACAAAAATAAGTATGACAATTCGAACAAACAACAAGGATTTGATCGTGATGGAAACCTTATAGCAGAAGATCCGAAGTTGAATTTTGATTACAATTATGATTACTCCTTTACGACACATAAGATAGGTGCAAACTATTTGTATAGCGACGATAAAATAACCTATTCCATTGGGGCAGCGGCCCAGCCTTCTCAATTGAGCGGCGATGCGATCAGTTCGGGATTAGTGGTTCCAATTCATCGGAACAACATGAACTGGATGCCTATTGCCCGGTTTGAGTATAAGTTCTCCCGACAATCCAATATCTCTGTCAATTATTCGGGAACACCAAATGAACCTTCAGTAACGCAGATCTTGCCATTTGATATGAGTACAAACCGGACCAGTATTGTGATCGGTAATGCAAACTTGAATCCAGAGTTCAGCCATCAATTGAATATACGGTTCCGTAAGAATGATTTCCAAAAAGGAAACAATTTTTTTGCGTTCGTTAATGCCGGTTTGACTAACAACAAGATTGTGAGCTTGAGCAAAAGCTATTTTGATGATTTAATGGATTATCAAACAGGACAGACAAACTCAACCTTAGTTTCTGAAACACGTTACTTAAATGAAAAAAGTGATAAACCTTTTAATGTGAATTCTTTTTACCACTATGGAAAATCATTGAAAGAAAAAACATATAATATTATGTTGATGGGGGGGATATCCTACAGCAAAACTATGGGTTATATATCTACTGAAAAGGACGATAACATCGGCCAAAAGAACGTAGCACGAAATATCGTGCTGAATCAAGGTTTGATGTTTAGATATAACCCTTCGGAAAACCTAGAAATTAATCCAGGAGTACGTTATCAATTTAATCATACGGAGAACTCATTGACTAATCGTAATACGAATGTTTCGTCCTGGACACCGACCTTAATTGGGTCGGTCAATATTACAAAAACAACCATTTTCGGAGCAGATTTATCCAAACAATTCAATAATGGTTATGGTGCCGGCATTAATGCAAATCCTTTTGTCATAAATACCTACCTCGAGCAGAAGTTCTTGAGTCAACAACGTGGTACTGTACGTTTACAGGCGTTTGATTTATTAAACCAGCAAACGAATGTTTCCAGAACATTCAATGAATCTATGATTACAGATAGCCGTACCAACCGTTTGGGACGATATTTTATGATTTTGTTTACCTATAAATTCCAGAAATTTGCGATGGGAAATCCAGAAGGAGAGAACAGATTTCCGGGCGGAATGAGACCTCCGCGTATGTAA